Genomic window (Candidatus Baltobacteraceae bacterium):
GCGCCGCCGCCGGCCTTCGTGAGTGCGTTGTACTGCGCAATCGCCTGATTCAGCTGGATCGTTTGGTTCGGAATGATACCGCCGGTGCTCAGACCCACGTTTTGGAACTGAACCTTCGAGTTCGTATACGTGAAGCTGAACAAGCCGGAAAGGCCCGGACGGTTGAAATCACCCTTGGTGAACTGGAACTCGACGCCGTAGTCGCGGTTGACGCCGACCGGGACCTGCGTCACGAACCCTGCGCCGATGAACGTTTGCTGTTGCCAGTCGTTCACCCACGTGTAGTAGGGCGTGAGCTTCAAGCTCATGTCGGTGCCGGTGATGTGGCGTTCGTACGAGAAGTCGTACTGCGCCGACGTGATACCCGGGATCGGATGGAACGGCGAGTAGAAGCCCAGGTTCATCGTGTTGTTCCACACCGAGCGGTCGTCACCGGAGGCGCTCAGGTACTGCACCGACGCGGAGATCGGCGGCGCGGCGTAACGGCCGGCCGAGAAACGCCACACGGTGTCCGGGGATTCGGTGAAGGTTGCGGAGACGCGCGGTTGCCAATAATCGAGCGCGAACGATCCCGGCGACGTCGCCGTGAAGTTCGGTGCCGATACGCCGTCCTGCGTCTTGCCGTTGGGATGGACCCAACCGCTAGCCGGCAGACCGGTAAGTGCGGCGACGCCCTTATTACAGTCGCCAAGCACGTACTCGGCCGCGGCCGGCGGGGGCTGACCCGCTTGCAACGGTGTCGTGAAGACTGCGTTGTTCGAAGCCTGCACGCACGTGTAGTTCGCGGTCATATTGGCGTAGAACGCGTCCGCTCCACCCGTGGGATTGGGTAGCCCGTAGGTGAAGTTGTCGTACCGCAACGACGCGTTGATCATGATCTTGTCGTTCGGACGGAACTGGTCGCTGAACGCCGCATTTGAGAACTGCGGCTTGACCGTGTTGAGCGAACCGGTAACGTCGCTGTTCCATAGCGTGTCCCACGTTGCGTTGCCGTTGGCAAAGCCCGTTGGGCCGGCGATGGCGTTGCTTACCCAGCCGCAGGGTTCGGGGAATCCGCCGGCGGGATTGTCGCACGTCGACCCGTTCCCCCCGACGCCGGTCTGACCCGGCGTGAAGACGCGAGTCGGATGGACCGATGCTCCAAGCGCGACGTCGTAGTACGTGCTGCTCAAGCACGGCTGTGCCTTACCGCTATGCGCGTCGTAGCACTTGCCGCCGGCCATGTAGCCGATCGGCGTCGTACCTGCGCCGGCGATCGCCGACGAGTTGTTGAAGCGGATCACGCCGGCTTGGGTGTAGTTGTAGTCGGCCGTGAGCAGGTTTTGGTCGTTGATTTGATCGTTGAAGTCGAGCGCCCCGCCGACGCTGTGGGTCATGAGATCGTACTGCGGTGATGGCAGCGATGCCGTCGATTCACCGGTTGCGCCGAAAATCGGGCCGTTCTGGAGCCAATCTGAGTAGAACGTATACCCGTAGGCGCGCAGAAACGCCGAGTTGCTCAGCGCGTAGGTGTATTGCAGTTTTGCGATACCGGTGTCGTTTTCGTAGGTCTGCAGCGAGTTGTCGTACGGATCGATCGGGCCGCCGAACGCGTGCGCCGGAGTACTCGGCGCTTTGTAGATCGACGGCGCGATGAAGTTCGATGCGCTGCTCGCGATCGGCGTACCGAACGGCAGGTTGTAGACCACCTGGTCTGCGTACGGCAA
Coding sequences:
- a CDS encoding TonB-dependent receptor gives rise to the protein GTYPGYASATLGIGTPVFYHQAQVEVGGATPDRNFSWYAGFSGYNQDYRFLTQDNGAPFETPNNIFSAGGSGGSQAYAGCSTVTCQGVKASCPANMPAFNATTPPQGCWGFYGGSAGATSMITDREDVINLHFGIPKKNGMRDDIQVLWSASALGNDSYSSLNNLGGTVNQFFYTYAGAKYAPPTCGQTVTVAGWAGLTSPGCVPSVRPALGAYLPYADQVVYNLPFGTPIASSASNFIAPSIYKAPSTPAHAFGGPIDPYDNSLQTYENDTGIAKLQYTYALSNSAFLRAYGYTFYSDWLQNGPIFGATGESTASLPSPQYDLMTHSVGGALDFNDQINDQNLLTADYNYTQAGVIRFNNSSAIAGAGTTPIGYMAGGKCYDAHSGKAQPCLSSTYYDVALGASVHPTRVFTPGQTGVGGNGSTCDNPAGGFPEPCGWVSNAIAGPTGFANGNATWDTLWNSDVTGSLNTVKPQFSNAAFSDQFRPNDKIMINASLRYDNFTYGLPNPTGGADAFYANMTANYTCVQASNNAVFTTPLQAGQPPPAAAEYVLGDCNKGVAALTGLPASGWVHPNGKTQDGVSAPNFTATSPGSFALDYWQPRVSATFTESPDTVWRFSAGRYAAPPISASVQYLSASGDDRSVWNNTMNLGFYSPFHPIPGITSAQYDFSYERHITGTDMSLKLTPYYTWVNDWQQQTFIGAGFVTQVPVGVNRDYGVEFQFTKGDFNRPGLSGLFSFTYTNSKVQFQNVGLSTGGIIPNQTIQLNQAIAQYNALTKAGGGAPCYKAGVGVACTAHPSHTFSVISNPYYNQPEQGLLDPNGWYNPYVTAIAPNLNGIVNSYISPATATLLLNYRHDKWAITPSVQFQAGSWYGSPLDVNGYDPRACEFSSLHDGIATANPHQCDVNTVYAGGLGPLGYFYIPDPQTGHFSAIGSYEAPAILTGNLQITYDVSPKIKLTATGTNLFRSCFGGTPEPWTAVYQPSPWTCGYFPAGGLLNSTTYPSNFYNGKGITDAKANGGVVTPWTQSYTPSTGNNGAIGGIVTPWNVYLNAQIKI